Proteins from a single region of Candidatus Methylomirabilota bacterium:
- the atpG gene encoding ATP synthase F1 subunit gamma — protein sequence MATLRDIRRRIRSVQSTQKITRAMKLVAAAKLRRAQERILTARPYAGKMAELLGNLVSAAGSDGAPHPLLERREGPRRQIVVITADRGLAGAFNSNIIRHALPFIRESRQPDVTLVVVGRKGRDFYRRRPWAIKRQMVGFWDRLAFSHAQELADFFMQQYLDGEVDEVHLVYSEFRSVAVQRPLRQQLLPIPRGEAGAEGSPADYIYEPSPEAILGDLLPRHVRTQVFRALMESLAGEYGARMTAMEAATKNASEMIDVLTIQYNKARQEKITKELLDIVGGAEALKQGAEA from the coding sequence ATGGCGACGCTGCGGGACATCCGGCGACGGATCCGGTCCGTCCAGTCCACGCAGAAGATCACGCGCGCCATGAAGCTGGTGGCGGCGGCGAAGCTGCGCCGCGCCCAGGAGCGCATCCTGACCGCGCGGCCTTACGCCGGCAAGATGGCTGAGCTGCTCGGCAATCTCGTGTCGGCGGCGGGGAGCGACGGCGCGCCGCATCCGCTGCTCGAGCGGCGCGAGGGGCCGCGGCGGCAGATCGTCGTCATCACCGCCGACCGGGGGCTGGCCGGCGCCTTCAACTCGAACATCATCCGCCACGCGCTGCCCTTCATCCGCGAGTCACGCCAGCCCGACGTGACGCTGGTGGTGGTCGGCCGCAAGGGGCGCGACTTCTACCGGCGCCGCCCGTGGGCGATCAAGCGCCAGATGGTGGGCTTCTGGGACCGCCTGGCCTTCAGTCACGCCCAGGAGCTCGCCGACTTCTTCATGCAGCAATATCTGGACGGCGAGGTAGACGAGGTCCACCTCGTCTATAGCGAGTTCCGCTCCGTCGCCGTCCAGCGTCCCCTGCGCCAGCAGCTCCTGCCCATCCCGCGAGGGGAGGCCGGGGCCGAGGGGTCGCCGGCCGACTACATCTACGAGCCGAGCCCGGAGGCGATCCTGGGCGACCTCCTTCCGCGCCACGTGCGGACGCAGGTGTTCCGCGCGCTCATGGAGTCTCTGGCCGGCGAATACGGCGCCCGGATGACCGCCATGGAGGCCGCCACCAAGAACGCGTCCGAGATGATCGACGTGCTGACCATCCAGTACAACAAGGCGCGTCAGGAGAAGATCACCAAGGAGCTGCTCGACATCGTGGGCGGCGCCGAGGCGCTCAAGCAAGGAGCCGAAGCATGA
- the atpA gene encoding F0F1 ATP synthase subunit alpha, whose product MIKAGEISELIKRQLAGYEAEIDLQEVGRVIEVGDGIARIYGLEKAMAGELLEFPGDVVGMVLNLEQDQVGAVLLGEDRLIKEGDIVKRTNRIAQVPVGEALIGRVVNALGQPVDGKGPINTTEARPIERYAPGVVDRRSVKEPLQTGLKAIDSMIPIGRGQRELIIGDRGTGKTAIAVDTIINQKGQDVFCFYVAVGQKRSTVAQVVKVLEDAGAMSYTTVVVASASEPAPLQYIAPYAGVTMGEYFRDSKRHALCIYDDLSKHAAAYRQLSLLLRRPPGREAYPGDVFYLHSRLLERAAKLNDTLGAGSLTALPIIETQLGDVSAYIPTNVISITDGQIYLEGDLFYGGIRPAVNVGLSVSRVGGSAQLKAMRQVAGKLRLDLAQYRELAAFAQFGSDLDRATQAQLARGQRMVEILKQGQYQPLPVEKQVAIIFVGTQGLLDDLPVDAVRGFEEFFYGWLERKQPGILAEIRDKKEIGDALRAELTKAVTEAKAEFVAAKGIKAA is encoded by the coding sequence ATGATCAAGGCGGGAGAGATCAGCGAGCTCATCAAGCGCCAGCTGGCGGGCTACGAGGCCGAGATCGACCTCCAGGAGGTCGGCCGCGTTATCGAGGTCGGCGACGGCATCGCGCGCATCTACGGCCTGGAGAAGGCGATGGCGGGGGAGCTGCTTGAGTTCCCCGGCGACGTCGTGGGCATGGTCCTCAACCTCGAGCAGGATCAGGTGGGGGCGGTGCTCCTCGGCGAGGACAGGCTGATCAAGGAAGGCGACATCGTCAAGCGCACGAACCGGATCGCCCAGGTCCCCGTGGGCGAGGCCCTGATCGGGCGCGTCGTCAACGCGCTGGGGCAGCCGGTGGACGGCAAAGGCCCCATCAACACCACGGAGGCCCGGCCGATCGAGCGCTACGCGCCCGGCGTGGTGGACCGCCGCTCGGTGAAGGAGCCGCTCCAGACCGGGCTCAAGGCGATCGACTCGATGATCCCGATCGGGCGCGGCCAGCGCGAGCTGATCATCGGCGATCGCGGGACCGGCAAGACCGCGATCGCCGTCGACACGATCATCAACCAGAAGGGCCAGGACGTCTTCTGCTTTTATGTCGCCGTCGGGCAGAAGCGCTCCACCGTGGCTCAAGTGGTCAAGGTCCTCGAAGACGCTGGAGCGATGAGCTATACGACCGTTGTTGTGGCCTCGGCCTCCGAGCCGGCGCCGCTCCAGTACATCGCTCCCTACGCCGGGGTGACGATGGGGGAGTACTTCCGCGACTCCAAGCGCCACGCGCTGTGCATCTACGACGACCTCTCCAAGCACGCCGCGGCCTACCGGCAGCTCTCGCTGCTGCTCCGACGGCCGCCCGGACGCGAGGCGTATCCCGGTGACGTTTTCTATCTGCACTCTCGCCTGCTGGAGCGCGCGGCGAAGCTCAACGACACGTTGGGCGCCGGCTCGCTCACCGCGCTGCCGATCATCGAGACCCAGCTGGGGGACGTCTCGGCCTACATCCCGACCAACGTCATCTCCATCACCGACGGCCAGATCTACCTCGAGGGCGACCTCTTCTATGGCGGCATCCGGCCGGCGGTGAACGTCGGTCTCTCGGTCTCGCGGGTCGGCGGCTCGGCGCAGCTCAAGGCGATGCGCCAGGTGGCCGGCAAGCTCCGTCTCGACCTCGCGCAGTATCGCGAGCTGGCCGCCTTCGCCCAGTTCGGCTCGGACCTCGACCGGGCGACCCAGGCCCAGCTCGCGCGCGGCCAGCGCATGGTGGAGATCCTCAAACAGGGGCAGTACCAGCCCCTCCCGGTGGAAAAGCAGGTCGCGATTATCTTCGTGGGGACGCAGGGCCTGCTGGACGACCTCCCGGTGGACGCCGTTCGGGGATTCGAGGAGTTCTTCTACGGCTGGCTCGAGCGCAAGCAGCCCGGCATCCTCGCCGAGATCCGGGACAAGAAGGAGATCGGCGATGCGCTGCGGGCCGAGCTCACGAAGGCCGTGACCGAGGCCAAGGCGGAGTTCGTGGCGGCCAAGGGGATCAAGGCGGCGTAA
- the atpH gene encoding ATP synthase F1 subunit delta — protein MKSGRAAAKPYARALHDLATERNQTDAIARELEAVAELVAGEPQLHAFFARPWVSASAKQAVAVELATRLELSPLARDFVALVACQGRADHLQAIAAAYRDLVDEDRGRVRARVRTAVPLTPSEREQLQQRLGRALNGKQVLLEEVVDDRLLGGFITEVDSFIVDGSLDGQLARLKERLARG, from the coding sequence GTGAAGTCGGGCCGGGCCGCCGCCAAGCCGTACGCGCGCGCGCTCCACGATCTCGCCACGGAGCGCAACCAGACCGACGCCATCGCCCGCGAGCTGGAGGCGGTGGCGGAACTGGTCGCAGGCGAGCCGCAGTTGCACGCCTTCTTCGCGCGGCCCTGGGTGTCGGCCTCGGCCAAGCAGGCCGTGGCGGTGGAGCTGGCAACGCGCCTGGAGCTCTCGCCGCTGGCGCGCGACTTCGTCGCGCTGGTCGCGTGCCAGGGGCGGGCGGACCATCTCCAGGCGATTGCCGCCGCCTACCGCGACCTGGTGGACGAGGACCGGGGCCGGGTGCGCGCTCGGGTGCGTACGGCGGTGCCGTTGACTCCGAGCGAGCGCGAGCAGCTCCAGCAACGGCTCGGTCGGGCGCTGAACGGCAAGCAGGTGCTGCTGGAAGAGGTCGTGGACGACCGACTGCTCGGCGGATTCATCACCGAGGTCGACAGCTTCATCGTGGACGGGAGCCTGGACGGGCAGCTCGCCCGGCTGAAGGAGCGGCTCGCGCGCGGCTAG
- the atpF gene encoding F0F1 ATP synthase subunit B codes for MHQGRRLWLGGLVCAVVVLGPEALWAASQEGDHGGGLINLDKSLIVQFVNFLILLAILWRLFYRPFLAKMEERTAAIKKALEEAQAARAAAARQQEENEARLRQAHAEAAAIHQQALKEAGEEQRRLVDAARKEAQRLVESAKAQTDADIRRAREELRREVAELSTAVAEKLIRKSLRDDDHRRIVDDAIARLAR; via the coding sequence ATGCATCAGGGACGACGCCTGTGGCTCGGCGGGCTCGTGTGCGCCGTCGTCGTGCTGGGACCCGAAGCGCTGTGGGCGGCGAGCCAGGAAGGCGACCACGGCGGGGGGCTGATCAACCTCGACAAGTCGCTGATCGTCCAGTTCGTCAATTTCCTCATTCTGCTGGCGATCCTCTGGCGGCTCTTCTACCGGCCGTTCCTGGCCAAGATGGAAGAGCGCACGGCGGCGATCAAGAAAGCGTTGGAGGAGGCCCAGGCCGCGCGCGCCGCCGCGGCGCGCCAGCAGGAGGAGAACGAGGCCCGCCTGCGGCAGGCCCACGCCGAGGCGGCGGCGATCCACCAGCAGGCCCTCAAGGAAGCGGGCGAGGAGCAGCGGCGGCTGGTCGATGCCGCCCGGAAGGAAGCGCAGCGGCTCGTGGAGTCGGCGAAGGCGCAGACGGACGCCGACATTCGCCGGGCCCGGGAAGAGTTGCGCCGGGAGGTGGCCGAGCTGTCCACCGCGGTGGCGGAGAAGCTGATCCGGAAGAGCCTGCGCGACGACGACCACCGGCGCATCGTCGACGACGCCATCGCCCGCCTCGCACGGTGA
- the mnmA gene encoding tRNA 2-thiouridine(34) synthase MnmA, which yields MRERIVVAMSGGVDSSVAAALLVEQGYDVVGVTLRVWPWQEAADPAQRFGSCCGTEATDDARRVARALGIPHYLLNAEAEFGRAVIDRFADDYRAGRTPVPCVACNSELKFGSLLRRAAAWDATAVATGHYARVTRDGATGRHLLWRGRDVRKDQTDFLWPLTQAQLAAARFPVGDLTKDEVRAYARRLGLATADKPESQEICFVPDDDYRGFLRRRDPDVFRAGAIVDRRGTVLGTHGGLANYTIGQRKGLGLATGRSLYVLDLDPGTNTVTVGAAADLERTRLSARSVNFIACERPREPLRVEARIRHNHAAAPASVRALPDSAAEVVFDVPQRAVTPGQSVVWYRGDLVIGGGIITR from the coding sequence ATGAGAGAGCGCATCGTAGTAGCCATGAGCGGGGGAGTGGATTCCTCCGTCGCGGCGGCGCTCCTGGTGGAGCAGGGGTACGACGTCGTCGGCGTCACGCTGCGCGTCTGGCCCTGGCAGGAGGCCGCGGATCCCGCGCAGCGCTTCGGCAGCTGCTGCGGCACCGAGGCGACCGACGACGCCCGTCGGGTCGCGCGGGCGCTCGGCATTCCGCACTATCTCCTCAACGCCGAGGCCGAGTTCGGTCGGGCCGTCATCGACCGGTTCGCGGACGACTATCGCGCCGGGCGAACTCCTGTTCCGTGTGTGGCCTGTAATAGTGAACTAAAGTTCGGATCACTCCTTCGGCGCGCTGCCGCCTGGGACGCCACTGCCGTCGCCACCGGACACTACGCGCGGGTGACGCGCGACGGCGCGACGGGACGCCACCTGCTCTGGAGAGGGCGCGACGTCCGCAAGGACCAGACCGACTTTCTGTGGCCGCTCACGCAGGCCCAGCTGGCGGCCGCGCGCTTTCCCGTGGGCGACCTGACGAAGGATGAGGTGCGGGCCTATGCGCGCCGCCTGGGGCTGGCCACGGCGGACAAGCCCGAGAGCCAGGAGATCTGCTTCGTGCCCGATGACGACTACCGCGGCTTCCTCAGGCGCCGCGATCCAGACGTCTTCCGAGCCGGCGCCATCGTCGACCGGCGCGGGACCGTGCTCGGCACCCACGGCGGCCTGGCGAACTACACGATCGGCCAGCGGAAGGGGCTGGGGCTGGCCACCGGCCGGTCACTCTACGTCCTTGACCTCGATCCCGGCACGAACACGGTGACCGTCGGGGCCGCCGCGGACCTGGAGCGGACGCGCCTCAGCGCGCGCTCCGTGAATTTCATCGCGTGCGAGCGGCCGAGGGAGCCGCTTCGCGTGGAGGCGAGGATCCGCCACAACCACGCCGCGGCGCCGGCGTCGGTGCGCGCCCTCCCGGACAGTGCGGCGGAGGTGGTCTTCGACGTGCCGCAACGGGCGGTCACGCCCGGGCAGTCGGTCGTCTGGTACCGGGGCGACCTCGTGATCGGGGGGGGCATCATCACGCGCTGA
- a CDS encoding ParB/RepB/Spo0J family partition protein, translating to MNKRGLGRGLDALLGSASSSTESLTEIPVDQIDANPRQPRRAFDPASLDELAKSLKSAGMIQPVVVRRTPEGRWQLIAGERRWRAARQAGLERIPAVVREATDAESLELALVENLLREDLNPMEEADAYQQIVTEFGWTQEELAQRVGRDRSTIANCLRLLRLPRPIQEDLRAGRLTMGHARALLSLTDPAEQLKLRDEILAHSWSVRATEEGVEKRRALPSPARRRSVELAALEEAMQRALMTRVKIRGTERRGRIEITYATPDELERLAATFGIRV from the coding sequence ATGAATAAACGTGGGCTCGGGCGCGGCCTGGACGCGCTGCTCGGCTCGGCCTCCTCGTCCACCGAGTCGTTGACAGAGATCCCAGTCGATCAGATCGACGCCAACCCCCGGCAGCCGCGCAGGGCCTTCGATCCAGCGTCGCTCGACGAGCTGGCGAAGTCGCTGAAGAGCGCGGGGATGATTCAGCCCGTCGTCGTCCGGCGGACGCCGGAGGGTCGCTGGCAGCTCATCGCCGGCGAGCGCCGCTGGCGCGCGGCGCGCCAGGCGGGGCTCGAGCGTATTCCCGCCGTCGTAAGGGAGGCGACGGACGCCGAGAGTCTCGAGCTGGCGCTGGTGGAGAACCTCCTCCGGGAGGACCTCAACCCGATGGAGGAGGCGGACGCGTATCAGCAGATCGTCACGGAGTTCGGCTGGACCCAGGAGGAGCTCGCCCAGCGGGTGGGGCGCGATCGCAGCACGATCGCCAACTGTCTGCGACTGCTCAGGCTGCCGCGGCCGATCCAGGAGGATCTGCGCGCCGGGCGGCTCACGATGGGCCACGCGCGCGCGCTGCTTTCCTTGACGGACCCCGCGGAACAGTTGAAGCTGAGGGACGAGATCCTCGCCCACTCCTGGTCCGTGCGGGCGACGGAAGAGGGCGTCGAGAAGCGACGCGCGCTGCCCTCGCCGGCGCGCCGGCGCTCGGTGGAGCTGGCGGCGCTCGAGGAGGCGATGCAGCGCGCGCTCATGACGCGCGTGAAGATCCGGGGCACCGAGCGTCGGGGCCGGATCGAAATCACGTACGCGACCCCGGACGAGCTGGAGCGTCTGGCGGCGACTTTCGGGATCCGAGTCTGA
- a CDS encoding AAA family ATPase — protein sequence MHQRGGSIGRTIAVVNQKGGVGKTTTAVNVAAGLALAERPTLLVDLDPQGNATTGLGVEKSGLNPTVYHALLGSEPVDKAVRQTGLQALHLLPSDIDLVGAEIELVGLERREHRLRDTLTTILARYEFIIVDCPPSLGLLTINALAAADRVLVPLQCEFYALEGLAHLLKTIKLVRERLNPALRVLGIVLTMFDGRTSLALQVRDEVQRYFPGEIFETVIPRNVRLSEAPSHGKPVMLHDLRSSGAIAYLELTKEVLQHE from the coding sequence TTGCACCAAAGAGGCGGATCAATCGGTAGGACCATCGCGGTCGTAAACCAGAAGGGAGGCGTGGGCAAGACCACGACCGCGGTCAACGTCGCCGCGGGGCTCGCGCTGGCCGAGCGCCCTACCCTCCTCGTCGACCTCGACCCACAAGGTAACGCGACCACCGGGCTGGGGGTCGAGAAGTCCGGCCTGAACCCGACGGTCTACCACGCCCTCCTCGGCAGTGAACCCGTCGACAAGGCCGTCCGCCAGACCGGTCTTCAGGCCCTTCACCTGTTGCCCTCGGACATCGACCTGGTCGGGGCCGAGATCGAACTCGTTGGACTGGAACGCCGGGAGCATCGGCTACGGGATACCCTCACGACGATTCTCGCCCGCTACGAGTTCATCATTGTCGATTGCCCGCCCTCGTTGGGCCTGCTCACCATCAACGCGCTCGCGGCCGCTGATCGGGTGCTCGTCCCGCTCCAGTGCGAGTTCTACGCGCTCGAGGGGCTTGCCCACCTCCTCAAGACGATCAAGCTGGTCCGCGAGCGGCTGAATCCGGCGCTCCGCGTCCTGGGGATCGTCCTGACGATGTTCGATGGGCGGACGAGTCTCGCGTTGCAGGTTCGCGACGAGGTGCAGAGATATTTCCCGGGCGAGATCTTTGAGACGGTCATCCCGCGCAACGTGCGGCTCAGCGAGGCGCCGAGCCACGGCAAGCCCGTCATGCTCCACGATCTGCGCTCCAGCGGAGCGATCGCATACCTCGAGCTGACGAAGGAGGTCCTCCAGCATGAATAA
- the yidC gene encoding membrane protein insertase YidC codes for MEKRAALAFALSILLLVAYLWVQERFFAPSPQQERSTSSREPVPVSPSPTAPAAARQPIVPAPAPGPAEAPARQATGPPAPQRTATVESPLYRAVVSSAGGKLQDWTLRYRGDKPMVVIGELGPAGLVVGPAEGTSGDPLPMTVRPDALVLQPSRPTGELLLTGEAGGLKISETLRFRADTYTIDALLRVENPSRSPRTFALALPWIFRHSPKAPSERFSGQRPAEVVWSTGGQVERVDDLSAVGTHVIDGAWVALGSTWYLAALIPKTSGFKLVAAGDTRNEGGKNGEYRVTIAARATATLTPGQAWEGHVVMYVGPKEYDRLEANGLEGTLNFGGFPLPRRYGGLPMEWLGVPILKLMNWLHRYVGNYGVVIIILTVISKVLFYPLTVKSIRSMKAMQTLQPQVNQLRSKYKSDPRKLQEETLALYRKYKVNPMGGCLPMVAQVPIFYALYLALSVSVELQNAPFLCFFRAPSWVPGIGGAHLWVCDLASQDPTYVLPILMGVSMFVQQKMTPTTGDPRQAKMMLVMPFVFTFMFLNLPSGLVLYWFVSNVLQILQQWWMERSRAGRPGKEAAGA; via the coding sequence ATGGAAAAGCGAGCTGCCCTGGCGTTCGCTCTGAGCATCCTCCTGCTGGTCGCGTACCTCTGGGTCCAGGAGAGGTTCTTTGCGCCCAGCCCACAGCAAGAGCGCTCGACCTCCAGCCGCGAGCCCGTACCGGTCTCCCCTTCCCCGACCGCGCCGGCCGCCGCCCGGCAGCCCATCGTCCCGGCGCCCGCCCCGGGCCCGGCGGAGGCCCCTGCTCGCCAGGCCACCGGGCCGCCCGCGCCTCAGCGGACGGCCACCGTCGAATCGCCCCTTTACCGCGCGGTGGTGAGCAGCGCGGGAGGCAAGCTACAGGACTGGACGCTCAGGTATCGCGGTGACAAGCCGATGGTCGTCATCGGAGAGCTGGGCCCGGCTGGGCTCGTCGTGGGTCCGGCCGAGGGCACCTCCGGCGATCCCCTGCCCATGACCGTGCGCCCCGACGCCTTGGTGCTGCAGCCGAGCCGGCCGACCGGGGAGCTGCTGCTGACGGGCGAGGCCGGCGGCCTCAAGATCAGCGAGACGCTGCGATTCCGCGCCGACACCTACACCATCGACGCGCTCCTCCGTGTCGAGAATCCTTCGAGGTCGCCACGGACCTTCGCGCTCGCGCTTCCCTGGATCTTCCGGCATTCCCCGAAGGCACCGTCCGAGAGATTCTCCGGACAGCGCCCTGCGGAAGTCGTGTGGTCGACGGGCGGCCAGGTCGAGCGGGTGGACGATCTTTCCGCTGTGGGCACGCACGTGATCGATGGGGCGTGGGTCGCCCTGGGCAGTACGTGGTATCTGGCGGCGCTCATTCCGAAGACATCCGGCTTCAAGCTGGTGGCGGCCGGCGACACGAGGAATGAGGGAGGCAAGAACGGTGAGTACCGCGTGACGATTGCGGCGCGCGCGACGGCGACCCTGACCCCAGGCCAGGCCTGGGAGGGCCACGTGGTGATGTACGTCGGGCCGAAGGAGTACGACCGGCTGGAGGCGAACGGGCTCGAGGGCACCTTGAACTTCGGTGGCTTTCCCCTCCCCCGCCGGTATGGCGGCCTTCCCATGGAATGGCTCGGCGTGCCGATTCTCAAGCTGATGAACTGGCTCCACCGGTACGTCGGCAACTACGGCGTCGTCATCATCATCCTCACGGTCATCTCGAAGGTCCTCTTCTATCCGCTGACCGTGAAGAGCATTCGGTCGATGAAGGCGATGCAGACGCTGCAGCCGCAGGTCAATCAGCTGCGGAGCAAGTACAAGAGCGATCCGCGTAAGCTCCAGGAGGAGACGCTGGCGCTCTACCGCAAGTACAAGGTCAACCCGATGGGCGGCTGCCTGCCGATGGTCGCGCAGGTCCCGATCTTCTATGCGCTCTACCTCGCGCTGTCCGTCTCGGTCGAGCTGCAGAACGCGCCCTTTCTCTGCTTTTTCCGCGCCCCGTCCTGGGTGCCGGGGATCGGTGGCGCCCACCTTTGGGTGTGCGATCTGGCCAGTCAAGACCCGACCTACGTGCTGCCGATCCTGATGGGCGTGTCGATGTTCGTCCAGCAGAAGATGACGCCTACCACCGGCGACCCCCGGCAGGCCAAGATGATGCTGGTGATGCCGTTCGTCTTCACGTTCATGTTCCTGAACCTGCCCTCGGGGCTCGTGCTCTACTGGTTCGTGTCCAACGTGCTTCAGATCCTCCAACAGTGGTGGATGGAGCGGTCGCGGGCAGGTCGCCCCGGAAAGGAGGCCGCGGGGGCGTGA
- the yidD gene encoding membrane protein insertion efficiency factor YidD, which produces MTLATRAALVAVGAYQLLGSPFLGRHCRFAPTCSEYARGALIDHGARRGAWLALRRLLRCHPFHPGGYDPPPPARPRPA; this is translated from the coding sequence GTGACGCTGGCGACACGCGCTGCCTTGGTCGCAGTGGGCGCGTACCAACTGCTCGGTTCGCCCTTTCTGGGAAGGCACTGCCGGTTCGCGCCCACCTGCTCGGAATACGCGCGGGGGGCCCTGATCGACCATGGAGCCCGGCGGGGCGCCTGGCTCGCGCTCCGCCGGCTGCTCCGCTGTCACCCGTTTCATCCGGGAGGATACGACCCGCCGCCGCCCGCGCGGCCTCGCCCAGCGTGA